Proteins from a single region of Struthio camelus isolate bStrCam1 chromosome W, bStrCam1.hap1, whole genome shotgun sequence:
- the LOC138064095 gene encoding ARL14 effector protein-like, producing the protein MSDHLEENWKKNNSAQESSAESNASPPKDCSITQKQLQQIEKQLKCLAFQNPGPQVADFNPETREQKKKARMSQMNQDFFYKPKITKKYDKHGRLLCNNVDLCDCLEKNCLGCFYPCPKCNSNKCGPECRCNRKWAYDTIETEAGDVISMLPFIVPD; encoded by the exons ATGAGCGATCATTtggaagaaaactggaagaaaaacaattctgcCCAGGAATCATCTGCAGAAAGTAATGCCTCTCCTCCTAAGGACTGCTCAATAACACAAAAACAATTG cAACAAATAGAGAAACAACTAAAATGCTTAGCCTTTCAAAATCCAGGACCTCAGGTAGCTGACTTCAATCCTGAAActagagagcagaaaaagaaagcacgCATGTCACAGATGaaccaagattttttttataagccCAA AATCACAAAGAAGTATGACAAACATGGCAGGCTGCTTTGTAATAATGTCGATTTGTGTGACTGCCTGGAAAAGAACTGCCTGGGTTGCTTCTATCCTTGCCCCAAATGCAATTCGAACAAATGTGGACCAGAATGTCGCTGCAATAGGAAATGGGCTTACGATACCATTGAGACTGAGGCTGGGGATGTGATCAGCATGTTGCCATTTATTGTCCCTGACTGA